The DNA sequence tctcataGTTTATCACGGTCAGCCTTGAAGATGAAACAATCATGGTATTGTAAGGAGGTTGGACTCCATGGTTAAATGAGTTGATTGTATTTCCTAATTTTGTTGAAGTGGTGGTTGTTGCTATGGAACAATTTTACTCGTTTGCCTATCAATGATGAATAATATCGTTTTgaataaaaaagagaagaaaagaaaaagtgtcACTTTAACACTAGTGAAAGCAATATAATTACGTACGTACCTGCAAAGGGAAGTGGAAGACTAGGACGCCGAGCCTCCCCCGGACCTCCGTAACAGTGTCAAACGGTACGGCTCCCTTGGCCAAGTCCTCCAGAAGGAGCACCACGTCCGAAAACACTCCGACCCCATTGAACTCCACCTCAGCGTCAACGTAAGATGACCCAAAAGCCCTCACGTGTCCCTGCTGGAACCTCACCTGGCCCAGCCTCTTCCCTCTGTAGCCAACCCCGACCTCCAGCGCATCGTAGTCCATCGAGTAAACGTCGCCGTTCCGGACCTTGATCCTCACTGCCATGCACAGGTCGATGGTCACGCGCGGCCGGGTGTGCACGTGGACTCTCTTCAGCTTGAGCCGTACGATCTTGAGGGAGGGATCGGAGGGCCAGAAGACGTAGAGGGAGGAAgataggaggaggaggagaagagtgAGAAGAATGGTTGTGCTGCGTTGTGGGAGCTGGGAGGAGTAAGAAGATGGTAGAACGTTGTCGCTTTGGTCGTGGGCTAATGGGATGTAGGGGTGGTGCTCTGGTGGTGGTGGTCGGGTTTTGGAGGGAGCCATGTGCTCTGTGGTAGTGGAACTAGGAGTAGGGATGGAGCTGCTTCGTGTATGGGTTTGGGGTTTTGTTTGGTTGCTCTTTTGAGGTTTTTGTTTGGATGCTGGTTGCTTCGTGGTTATTTCATATATTATTACTTTTAAGATATTCCTACATAAATTCATCATTATAAGAAGTACAAGATACTTCTGTTGTTGTTGGAACAAGACAGATAGACTGGGTCATGCTGctctatatttttctttcatttcatttttaaGTTTTGCTCTTGAGAATGAGTTAGCTTCTATTTCCGGGTCATGC is a window from the Rosa chinensis cultivar Old Blush chromosome 2, RchiOBHm-V2, whole genome shotgun sequence genome containing:
- the LOC112189460 gene encoding uncharacterized protein LOC112189460 — its product is MAPSKTRPPPPEHHPYIPLAHDQSDNVLPSSYSSQLPQRSTTILLTLLLLLLSSSLYVFWPSDPSLKIVRLKLKRVHVHTRPRVTIDLCMAVRIKVRNGDVYSMDYDALEVGVGYRGKRLGQVRFQQGHVRAFGSSYVDAEVEFNGVGVFSDVVLLLEDLAKGAVPFDTVTEVRGRLGVLVFHFPLQARVSCEVLVNMVNQTIFRHKCYE